The proteins below come from a single Zea mays cultivar B73 chromosome 8, Zm-B73-REFERENCE-NAM-5.0, whole genome shotgun sequence genomic window:
- the LOC103636066 gene encoding glycine-rich cell wall structural protein, translating into MDGGKGSGIGGNVVGGGGDGKSGGGAVKGGGSNSVGGAGSGNSGGGVAGHGDGAGKSGSGADGMMKAPGGGGYIPRSDFEANPKEFFQGLHQQGGGGKK; encoded by the coding sequence ATGGACGGCGGCAAAGGCAGCGGGATTGGTGGCAATGTCGTAGGAGGAGGCGGTGATGGCAAGAGCGGCGGTGGCGCTGTCAAGGGAGGAGGCTCCAACTCCGTGGGAGGCGCAGGCTCTGGCAACTCAGGTGGCGGCGTTGCGGGGCATGGTGATGGTGCAGGGAAGTCGGGCTCCGGCGCCGACGGCATGATGAAggctcccggcggcggcggctacaTCCCCCGCTCCGACTTCGAAGCCAACCCGAAGGAATTCTTCCAGGGCCTCCACCAGCAGGGAGGAGGAGGCAAAAAGTAG